The following proteins are co-located in the Hydrogenophaga sp. RAC07 genome:
- a CDS encoding tyrosine-type recombinase/integrase — translation MLPLTGYQRSPRPITWDEQERLLKELPKHLHDMALFILHSGVRDDVVCNLQWDWEIPVPELNISVFETPPENVKGRRTSKLVVCNRISQAVIEEARGHHPTHVFAMSWRHRELGPIKAMNNSAWQAARSRAGLGDLRVHDLRHTVGMRLREAGVSESTRRDVLWHSNRSVTNHYSMAQIRELHEALEKITQPTNGWNKSLQALKAEHALRKAGTRT, via the coding sequence ATGTTGCCTTTGACAGGTTATCAGCGGTCGCCGCGACCGATCACCTGGGACGAGCAGGAGCGTTTGCTCAAGGAGTTGCCGAAACATCTTCACGACATGGCGCTGTTTATCCTGCACAGTGGCGTGCGAGATGATGTGGTTTGTAATCTCCAATGGGATTGGGAGATCCCAGTACCGGAGCTCAACATCTCTGTGTTCGAGACTCCACCAGAAAACGTCAAGGGTCGCCGCACTTCAAAGCTGGTGGTGTGCAACCGCATTTCTCAGGCGGTGATTGAGGAAGCACGAGGACATCACCCTACCCACGTTTTTGCGATGTCATGGCGCCACCGTGAACTGGGACCGATTAAGGCCATGAACAACAGCGCGTGGCAAGCTGCGCGCTCAAGGGCTGGTTTGGGCGATCTGCGTGTCCACGACCTTCGACACACCGTGGGCATGCGACTGCGTGAGGCAGGAGTCAGTGAGTCGACTCGACGGGACGTGTTGTGGCACAGCAATCGCTCCGTCACCAACCACTACTCCATGGCCCAGATTCGAGAGCTTCATGAAGCTCTGGAGAAGATCACACAGCCGACCAATGGCTGGAACAAGAGCCTCCAGGCGCTAAAAGCGGAGCATGCGCTGCGGAAAGCTGGCACACGGACTTGA
- the hrcA gene encoding heat-inducible transcriptional repressor HrcA, with translation MLDDRAKLLLKTLVERYIADGQPVGSRTLARAAGMELSPATIRNVMSDLEELGLIASPHTSAGRIPTARGYRMFVDTMLTVRREGLSPVNEMTAPGIEAGQPHRVISHAANMLSSLSQFVGVITAPRRASVFRHIEFLSLSDRRVLVIIVSPEGEVQNRIIHTQATFTQSQLLEAANFLNSHYSGLTMEAVRERLKHEVDALRGEIADLMKAAVDIGAEGDAAQDEVVVSGERNLLSVTEFSSDMGNLRRMFDLFEQKTQLIRLLDVSAQADGVRIYIGGESQVVPYEDLSVVTAPYEVDGQIVGTLGVIGPQRMPYERMIQIVDVTAKLVGNALSHNK, from the coding sequence ATGTTGGATGACCGCGCGAAGCTGCTGCTCAAAACCCTCGTCGAGCGATACATCGCCGACGGCCAGCCCGTGGGCTCGCGCACCCTGGCGCGTGCGGCGGGCATGGAGCTGTCGCCGGCCACCATCCGCAACGTGATGAGCGACCTGGAGGAGCTCGGCCTGATCGCCAGCCCGCACACCTCGGCCGGGCGCATCCCCACCGCGCGCGGCTACCGCATGTTTGTCGACACCATGCTCACTGTGCGCCGCGAAGGCTTGTCGCCCGTGAACGAGATGACGGCGCCGGGCATCGAGGCCGGTCAGCCCCACCGCGTCATCAGCCACGCGGCGAACATGCTGTCCAGCCTGTCGCAGTTCGTGGGCGTGATCACGGCTCCACGCCGCGCCTCGGTGTTTCGCCACATCGAATTCCTGAGCCTCTCCGACCGCCGCGTGCTGGTGATCATCGTGTCGCCCGAGGGTGAGGTGCAGAACCGCATCATCCACACGCAGGCCACGTTCACGCAGTCGCAACTGCTCGAAGCCGCCAACTTCCTCAACAGCCACTACTCGGGCCTGACCATGGAAGCTGTGCGTGAGCGGTTGAAACACGAAGTCGACGCCTTGCGCGGCGAAATCGCCGACCTCATGAAAGCTGCGGTGGACATCGGCGCTGAAGGTGATGCCGCGCAGGACGAGGTGGTGGTGTCCGGCGAACGCAACCTGCTGTCGGTGACCGAGTTCTCCAGCGACATGGGCAACCTGCGCCGCATGTTCGACCTGTTCGAACAAAAGACCCAGCTCATCCGCCTGCTCGATGTGTCGGCCCAGGCCGACGGCGTGCGCATCTACATTGGTGGCGAAAGCCAGGTCGTGCCGTATGAAGACCTGTCGGTTGTGACGGCGCCTTACGAAGTCGATGGCCAGATCGTCGGCACGCTGGGCGTGATCGGCCCCCAGCGCATGCCCTATGAGCGCATGATCCAGATCGTGGACGTGACGGCCAAGCTGGTGGGCAATGCCCTGAGCCACAACAAATAG
- a CDS encoding NAD kinase: MPPDTRSTPTRTDRPLRFAHVVIVGKYHAPGSRNAVDEIAHFLHDEGCDVSIEQETALNTGLTQYPALSVPEMGQHCDLALVVGGDGTMLGIGRQLARYGVPLVGINQGRLGFITDIPFEDFRDKLRPILRGAFEDDPRSLMAAGVWRDGRCVFEATALNDVVVNRGGAASMIELRVEVDGHFVANQRADGLIIASPTGSTAYALSAGGPLLHPAIGGWLMVPIAPHTLSNRPVVLPGHSEIAVEIVSGKEASANFDMQSFTSLLHGDRIVVRRSEYALRLLHPVGWSYFDTLRKKLHWNEGV, translated from the coding sequence ATGCCCCCCGACACACGGTCCACCCCCACCCGAACGGACCGTCCCTTGCGCTTCGCGCACGTGGTCATTGTCGGCAAATACCACGCACCCGGATCGCGCAACGCGGTCGACGAAATCGCCCACTTCCTGCACGACGAGGGCTGCGACGTGTCGATCGAGCAGGAGACCGCACTCAACACCGGCCTGACGCAGTACCCGGCGCTCTCGGTGCCCGAGATGGGGCAACACTGCGATCTGGCGCTGGTGGTGGGTGGCGACGGCACCATGCTGGGCATCGGCCGGCAACTCGCGCGCTACGGTGTGCCGCTGGTGGGCATCAACCAGGGGCGCCTGGGCTTCATCACCGACATCCCGTTTGAAGATTTCCGCGACAAGTTGCGCCCCATCCTGCGCGGCGCGTTCGAAGACGACCCCCGCTCGCTCATGGCCGCGGGCGTGTGGCGCGACGGTCGCTGCGTGTTCGAGGCCACCGCGCTCAACGACGTGGTGGTCAACCGCGGCGGCGCGGCCAGCATGATCGAACTGCGCGTGGAAGTGGACGGGCACTTTGTGGCCAACCAGCGCGCCGACGGCTTGATCATTGCCTCACCCACCGGCTCCACCGCCTACGCCCTGTCGGCTGGCGGCCCACTGCTGCACCCGGCCATCGGCGGCTGGTTGATGGTGCCGATCGCGCCACACACCTTGTCGAACCGTCCAGTGGTGCTGCCCGGCCACAGCGAGATTGCGGTGGAGATCGTCTCGGGCAAGGAAGCCAGCGCCAATTTCGACATGCAGTCCTTCACCAGCCTGCTGCACGGCGATCGCATCGTGGTGCGACGTTCCGAATACGCCTTGCGCCTGCTGCACCCGGTGGGCTGGAGCTACTTCGACACCTTGCGCAAAAAGCTGCACTGGAACGAAGGGGTCTGA
- the recN gene encoding DNA repair protein RecN codes for MSLRRIALRDFVIVQSLDLELDEGFGVLTGETGAGKSILIDALQLALGARAESGVVREGAARCEIAAEFDAPASVTAWLEEQGFPVDDSLLLRRTVDTEGRSRAWINGSAATMAQLKALADGLVDIHGQHAWQSLTRAEAVRDLLDAYAGIDTKAALLAWTHWRHQRKALDNATEKQTSLQQESERLSWQIAELDKLAPLPGEWEELNAQHSRLANAQGLLDAVQAAVTALDDEESNAAALIHRALTALQAQAHIEPRFADGIAALEAALAQVQDTVHNLHQYARHTDQDPASLDALDQRLAQWVSLARRYRRSPDELADVLAQWKRELATIDQALDLDALQQAERSAWKAFNAELQGITKERQKAAPKLSKAVTHSMQTLGMQGGVFEVALLRLEEPQAHGWEQVEFRVAGHAGATPKPVGKVASGGELSRIALAISVVTSRLGLAPTLIFDEVDSGIGGAVAHTVGQLLRQLGRDRQVLAVTHLPQVAACADHHLLVSKQLVGKQTLSTVAPIGHEARVVELARMLGGSEKSEISLAHARELLSA; via the coding sequence ATGAGCCTCCGCCGCATCGCCTTGCGCGACTTCGTCATCGTGCAATCCCTGGACCTGGAACTGGACGAGGGCTTTGGTGTGCTCACGGGCGAAACCGGTGCGGGCAAATCCATCCTGATTGACGCATTGCAACTGGCGCTGGGCGCGCGCGCCGAGAGCGGCGTGGTGCGCGAAGGCGCCGCGCGCTGCGAGATTGCCGCCGAGTTCGACGCACCCGCTTCGGTCACAGCATGGCTGGAGGAACAGGGTTTTCCGGTTGACGACAGCCTGCTGTTGCGCCGCACCGTGGACACCGAAGGCCGCAGCCGCGCCTGGATCAACGGCAGCGCCGCGACCATGGCGCAGCTCAAGGCCTTGGCCGATGGTCTGGTCGACATCCACGGCCAGCACGCCTGGCAGAGCCTCACCCGCGCCGAAGCCGTGCGCGATCTGCTGGATGCTTACGCCGGCATCGACACCAAGGCCGCCTTGCTCGCCTGGACTCACTGGCGCCACCAGCGCAAGGCCCTGGACAACGCCACCGAAAAACAGACCTCGCTGCAGCAGGAAAGCGAACGCCTTTCCTGGCAGATCGCCGAGCTCGACAAGCTCGCTCCGCTGCCGGGTGAGTGGGAAGAACTGAACGCACAACACAGCCGCCTGGCCAACGCGCAGGGCCTGCTGGACGCCGTGCAAGCCGCTGTCACCGCGCTGGACGACGAAGAATCGAATGCCGCGGCACTGATCCACCGCGCACTCACGGCGCTGCAGGCGCAAGCCCACATCGAGCCCCGGTTTGCGGACGGCATTGCCGCACTCGAAGCTGCGCTCGCGCAGGTGCAGGACACCGTGCACAACCTGCACCAGTACGCGCGCCACACCGACCAGGATCCAGCGAGCCTGGATGCACTCGACCAGCGCCTGGCGCAGTGGGTGTCATTGGCCCGGCGCTACCGGCGCAGCCCCGACGAACTGGCCGACGTGCTGGCGCAGTGGAAACGTGAACTCGCCACCATCGACCAGGCACTCGACCTGGACGCGCTGCAGCAAGCCGAGCGCTCGGCCTGGAAAGCGTTCAACGCCGAGCTGCAAGGCATCACCAAAGAACGCCAGAAAGCTGCTCCCAAACTGTCGAAGGCAGTCACGCACAGCATGCAGACCCTCGGCATGCAGGGCGGCGTGTTTGAAGTGGCCTTGCTGCGCCTCGAAGAGCCGCAGGCACACGGCTGGGAACAAGTCGAGTTCCGCGTGGCGGGCCATGCGGGCGCCACACCCAAGCCGGTGGGCAAGGTGGCCTCGGGCGGGGAGCTTTCGCGCATCGCACTCGCCATCTCGGTGGTCACCAGCCGGCTGGGGCTGGCGCCCACGCTCATCTTTGACGAGGTGGATTCCGGCATCGGCGGCGCCGTGGCGCACACCGTGGGCCAGTTGCTGCGCCAGCTCGGGCGCGATCGCCAGGTGCTGGCCGTGACCCACCTGCCCCAGGTGGCGGCGTGCGCCGACCACCATCTGCTGGTGAGCAAGCAACTGGTGGGCAAGCAAACGCTGAGCACGGTTGCGCCCATCGGGCACGAAGCGCGTGTGGTCGAGCTGGCACGCATGCTGGGTGGCAGCGAGAAGTC